From the Colias croceus chromosome 20, ilColCroc2.1 genome, the window CCATTTTTGTTCCCGGGAAGTGGAACAAGCTTTTTGTGTCATGCTGTGGAGGAAATCATTACCGGGATTTGGGTTAAAACtctaaaatgtttatttgcaCAAAGGGCGTGATGAAATTGTAGGAATTCAATTTGAAAGCTGATTCATAAACTTGACGTTCTGAAATTGTATTATATAGGTGTATGCCATGCCTGACTAACTCTTAGTCTCCAGCATTGAATAAGGGAATGTCATCATGTCTCGCTAACCACTATAGAAAATATGGTCCTATAAAAGAGGCCACTATAATTACTGAGTAATAGCTATTGATTACAATAGAGAAAGTCACACCTACAAAAACAATATAGAcccaacaaaaataattaccgtaacaatttttattttttttaatactcaGAAAAACTTTACGTAGCCAATTGCGTCTTTTACAATACACACTTGATAAACGATCAAAAACTGTCAGATGCTTATCAAATTCTGAGATAGAAGGGCTTCTTTATGACAGATCACTGATAAGGTTCCCCGAAAGAGGCTGAACTTTGAAATTCTTGAACCTTGCGCGTTAAAAACAAGTTCTTAGAGGTTATCCCTCCAGTAAGGCCAGGGACACATGTTGAGATGGTCTATAAAACCCACATAAATCCCTAATAGGctaattatatacattatcGCTCTTCATAAACCAGagaaattttgttaattctgGGTTGTAGAGATTGCAAATTGCGATAAGACAGTTTTTTTACGTTGTTCCCAATGTTTGTATTACTTATGGTTATGTTAAGCATTTGTATAATTCATTGACTTTGCCATGAGTCACGACAATAGACGTAATAATTAAATCGACACacatgattataataatattgaaagtaTAACCGTAAACACGTTATCACACCTAATAGTTAATGCCGTTCTAAAACTGAGTCATATTGTTTTCTTCCCTACATAATGacattacctatataatatgagTTTAccttaacaaaaacaaattaggCGCAGCTGTTTACAATAGTTAATTaagagttatatttttttttaatattcaacaTTTCTTTTCAGATGTTATCTGTGAACCATGCTATCATCACTATCAGCACATGAGAGATCAGCGAGGACTTGTCTCACCGCCTGACGTTCGCAGATAAACGAAATATATTTTCGGATTACATCAAGACAACTTCAGTTCTGTGTGGCTGAACACGAAAGTGACCGCCAGttctcattttaaaaatagaatcaGGACTGGccataatttaagaaaaaaataagaaaaaacacgaaaaccaatttaaaaaaaagttcagAAAAATATAGAACTGTTTGTGGCCAGTGACTGGtgatagattaaaaaaaatctgtgaCGCGCTCTTTTGCGTGTATAACATTGAAGTTAGTGTAAAGtggacattttaaaaaatggcAACAACGGGCAGTGAAATGTGGCTCCAGTGGTTCGCGTGCTGCTACCAGCCAGCTGCGCAGGCGCAGCGCACTCGGCGGAGAATAGACAGATCCATGATTAGTGCACCAACTAATTTCCAACACACTGGACACATAGGTAAGatccttatttttaaatacatacatgataatattatatgctcaTAATATTGAGGTATGCATATTCTTTAACCAAAAACGACGGAAGGGTC encodes:
- the LOC123700836 gene encoding CDC42 small effector protein homolog, translating into MATTGSEMWLQWFACCYQPAAQAQRTRRRIDRSMISAPTNFQHTGHIGSTDVDMPSSLLHSIQNQMQSKGGYEMAYGVKVY